CTGCCGGCACCGTGTACGAGCACGACCTGGCCGGGGCGCACGCGCGCCTTGCGGACGAGCATCTGCCAGGCGGTAAGGAACGTGAGCAGTGACGCGGCCGCCTGCTCGAACGGCAAGTCGCCCGGATACGGTGCGAGGTTGGCGCGCGGCACCACGGCGAACTGGGCGTAGCCGCCCTGCGCGTTTTCGCCGAGGATGCGGTAGTGCCGGCACAGGTTGTCGCGCCCGGACAGGCAGGCGGCGCAATGGCCGCAGGACACGCCCGGGTTGACGACGACGCGATCGCCCACGCCCACGTCGTCGACGCCCGGGCCGACGGCGTCCACGACCCCGGCGATGTCGCTGCCGAGGCGGTGCGGATACTCCAGGTGGAACGCCGGGCCGCCGCGACGCACCCAGATATCGAGGTGATTGACCGCGACCGCCTTCACGGCGATGCGGACTTCGCCCGGGCCCGGCTCCGGCGCCTCGATCGACTCGAACGACAGCACCTCCGGGCCGCCGTGCTCGCGCAACACGACCGCGTCCATCTTCATGTTCGACCTCCTCGCGGCGAATCCGGTCGCACGCCGCCGCGCCGACCTATACCATGCCGCCATGCGCATCGTCCCGATTCCATGCTTGAGCGACAACTACGCCTATCTGGTCGTCTGTGAGGCGACCGGCCGCGCGGCGGTCGTCGACCCGTCCGAGGCGGAACCGGTCGCGGCCGCGATCGCCGCCGAGGGCGTCGACCTCGCGGCCATCTGGAACACCCACCACCACTGGGACCACACCGGCGGCAACGATGCGCTCGCCGCCGCCTACCCGCAGCTCGAGATCGTTGGACATACGACTGACGCGGCGCGCATCCCGGGAATCACCCGGCGCGTGGACGAGGGCGACACGGTCGCGGTCGGCGACGAGGTGCGCGCGCGCATCCTGTTCAACCCCGGACACACGCGCGGCGCGATCAGCTACTTCATCGAGACGCTTCCGGCTGTGTTCACCGGAGACACCCTGTTTCTCGCCGGCTGCGGCCGCCTGTTCGAGGGCACCCCGGAGATGATGTACACATCGCTGTCGAAGTTGGCGGCGCTGCCGGACGACACGCGCGTGTATTGCGGGCACGAGTACACCGCGTCCAACCTCGCGTTCGCCGCCGCGGTCGAACCGGACAACGCGGACGTCGCGCGCCGGCGCGCGGCGCTGGCCGTGCCGTCGATACCCGGCACGATCGCCGAGGAGCGCGCGACGAACCCGTTTTTGCGCGCGCGCGTGCCCGCCGTGGCGGCCGCCGCGGCGCGGCGCGCCCCGATCGACCGCACCGATCCGGTCGCGGTCTTCGCCGCGCTGCGGCAATGGAAGGACGAGTTTCGCGGCGTTGACTGCGAGTGAAAATTTGCACGTGACGACCGGTCACAGGTCGACCCGTCATGGCGCACACACATTCTACTGTTGTAGAATTCGATGGTTGCCGATAGTTTCAGAAAGACTGCTTACATGTTTTTCATGCACAGGTGCCCTCAAACTGGACACGGCATCCGCGTAACCATTCGAAACTTCGTCGAAGTTGCTTCGGTACGCACCTTGCTCATTGGCGGGCGCACGCGGATACGACACGGATCGCTGTGAGGCTCCTGCCGCGCAGCGCTTGAGGGGGGACGGGGCGCCGGCAACGGCGCCCCTCATTTTTTTCGGCGGCGCGGCACCCCGGAGCGCAGCGGCGCGGGCGCCCCGCGAATCGGCCCCGGCCCACCCGTTGTTTGCCATCGTCAGCGCTCGGTCGGGCGCAACCGATCTAGAGTCACCTGATGGGAAGAGGGTCCGTCGTCGCTGCGGCTGCGCTCGCCGCGGCCCTAGCCGTCGCGTGTGGAAGCTCCAACCAAGGAGAAGGCCCGCCGGATAGCGGACCCGCGCCCGAGTGTACGACCAACGCCGACTGCGACGACGGCAACGACTGCTCATTCGACTGGTGCGACCAGGGCTCGTGCGCGCACGAACCGGACGACCAGCTCGAGGGCGAGCCGTGCGACGACGGCGACGCGTGCACGACCAACAACACGTGCCAAAACGGCGTATGCACCGGCGACCCGGTCGACTGCAGCGGCCTCAGCGGAGCGTGTGCGACCGGCGTGTGCGATCCGGCCACCGGCGAGTGCGTCGCGCAACCGGTCGCCGACGACACGCCGTGCGACGACGCGACGTTCTGCACCACGGGTGACGTATGTGTCGCCGGCGAGTGCGTCGGCCAGGCGCGCGACTGCAGCGAGCTCGACAGCGCGTGTACGCAAGGCGTGTGCGACGAACAGACCGCCGCCTGCGTCGCGATGCCGATCAACGAGGGCGGCGCGTGCGACGACGGCTTGTTTTGCACGACCGGCGACCAGTGCCTCGCCGGCCAGTGCGCCGGACAGCCGCGCGACTGCTCGACCGCGTCCGATCAGTGCAACGTCGGCACGTGCGACGAGGACGCCGACGCCTGCGTGCCCACGCCGATGGCGGACGGCACACCATGCAACGACGGCCTGTTTTGCACCACATCCGATCAGTGCGTTGCCGGCACATGTACCGGCGGCGCCACGGTGGACTGCTCCGCCCTCACCGACCAATGCAACGTCGGCACGTGCGACGAAGACGCCGACGCCTGCGCGAAAGCGCCCGCCAACGAGGGCAGCGCGTGCGACGACGGGCTGTTCTGTACGACCGGCGAGACCTGCGCGGCCGGCGTGTGCAGCGGCGGCGCCGCGCGGTCGTGCGACGACGGCGACGCCTGCACGGCCGACACCTGCGACGAGGGCGCCGACGCATGCGTCTCCACGCCCGTGCCGCCGATCCCGAACGCCGAGGGACCGCCCGGCGACGCCACTTGCTCGGACGGGATCGACAACGACTGCGACGGCGCTGCCGATCTAGCCGACGCGAGCTGCGTCGGCTGCACCCTCGACAGCGATTGCGACGACGGCAATCCGTGCACGACGGACACCTGCGGTCCCTCGTTGCTGTGCGAAAACACGCCGGTTGCCGACGGCACCGCGTGCGACGATGGCCTGTTCTGCACCGTCGGCGACGCCTGCACCGGCGGTGCCTGCGCCGGCGGCTCGCCGCGCGATTGCTCGGCCCTCGACGACCCCTGCAACCGCGGAAGCTGCAGCGAGTCGGCGGATGCGTGCGTGCAGACGCCGACCAACGAAGGCGGACCATGCGACGATGGGTTGTTCTGCACGGTCGGCGACGCCTGCTCGAGCGGCGCGTGCACCGGTAGCCCGCGCGACTGCTCGCCGGTCGCCGGCGCCTGCCAGGCGGCGTCGTGTGACGAGGCCGGCGACGCCTGCGTGGCGACCAATTTGCCCGACGGGACCGCGTGCGACGTTGCGTTCTGCACGGTCGGCCAGACCTGTAGCGGCGGCGTGTGCGGCGGCGGCGCGCCGCGCCCGTGCAGCGACGGCAACGCATGCACGTCGGATGCCTGCGACGAGGTCGCCGACACGTGCGTCAACACCGCCCTGGCTCTCGACCCGGCGTCGCCCGTGTTCACGAGCGCGTCGTCCACGTCCGTGTGCCTCGTCGCGGGCTCCGGCGCGCGCGTCGTCGTGTGGACCCAACTCGCCGACACCGCCGGGGCGCCGGTTTCCGGCGCGTCCGTGACCATCGGCGGCATCGCCGCCACCGAGTCGGCCGTGAGCGCAGGCAGCTACTACGTCGAGTACGTCGCCGGCGCGACGCCCGGCGCGCAGACGTTGTCGGTCGTCGCGACGGCGTGCGGCGATACGGTGACGCTGGCGCAGACGGTCGACGTCACGGTGGCGTCGCCGAACGCGACCTCCGGCGGCGGCCTCGGCGGCTGCTCGCCGATGGGCGGCAACCTGCGCGTGCGGGCGGTCGACGAGTCCGGCGCTCCGATCGCGGGCGCGAGCGTGCTGGTCGGCGACGCGGAGGCAACGCGATTCGAGACGAACCCCGAAGCGCTGTTCGGCGGCGGCAGCACGCTGGCATCCACCGTCGCGACGACGGACGCCAACGGGTACGCGACGTTCTTCGACTACGCCGGAGGACTGTCCGGCCCCATCGCCGTGACCGCCGGCGCCACGGGGCGCTCGTACGTCACCGTCGTCGGCGGCGACGCATCCGACGTCGTGCTCGAGCTTCCGCTCATTCACCCGCCGCAGCCGTCCACCAGCCTCTACAGCGACGGCCGCGGTATGCCGACGCCGCCCGATTGCGGCGACGTCGACGCGGCCGTGGTCCTGCCGCACCTGGACATCGACGTGATCGGCACGTTCGAGACCAGCCTGCTGTTCGAGCCGAACCGATGCTGGGATCCCGGCAACAACCTGGTGAGCAGTACGCCGGTCGCACTGCCGCAGAACGTGTGGCTACCCGCGCAGGGCGCCGGCGGACTGTTCGTGTGCGGCGCATCGCAGTTCGACGAGGCGCCCTGGTCGCTGCGGCTGAAGAACACGGCCGATACCGGTGTGCGCGAAGACGTCGTGATGGTCGCGGCCGATGCGACGCTGCAGGACGTCCAGTCGATCCTCGGCGGCGGCTCGATCGCGGACATCCTGCCGGTGCTCGACTACAACAACCTCGGCTTCTTGCTCGACGTCAACGTCGCCGGCGACGTGTCGCCCAACACGATCAACCTGCAGTTCTCCTACCCGAACCCGGTCACGCTCACGTTCGCGGGGGCGCCGGTCGAGACCGACATCGTCGGCATCTCCGGTGGCGACTACGACGGGACCAACGGCGTGGGTCCGCTCATGCTCATGGGAACCGACGTACGCCCGTTTACATCGAGCGGCAACCAGGTCACGCTGCCCAACGCCGACTTCGGCTCGATGGACCCGATGGGCGTGCGGCGGGTGGCCGCGCTCGTCGCGCTGTACCTCGACGACGCCGACTCGAATCACACGTCCGCCATCGCGGGCCGCGAAGACGGCGTGAGCACCATCTACGTCCGCGACGACGGCGCCAATCCGGCCAATGCGCCGTATACGGCATCCGGCGGCACGTTCAACCTGTCGACCGACTTCGGCCTGTCGCCGTTTTTGAACATCCCGCTGGTCACGTTCTCCGACCCCGGTCACTTCGAGTGGTCGAACGCGACCAACGGCGGCAACGTGCCGGTGTTCTCGCGCCACGATCTGACCGTCGTGACCGAGACGTACCTGCCGGTGCTTTCGTGCGCGACGGAAAACGAGGTGCGCGAGAGTCGGACGACCCACTGGATCGTGTACAAGCCGTTCGGGCTCGACTGCGGCGCATCGGAGTGTTTCACGCTGCCAACGCTGCCCGCGTCGTTTCCGCGGGCGACGCCGGGGCCGCAGCAGCGCGCCGGGCTCGAACCGATCGTCGGCAGCGGCGCGGCGTGCTCGGGGGCGTGCCCGGTCGCCGGGGAGACCTGCGTCGACCCCGACGGGGCCGGCGGCGCCGCCACCGCGATGTGCATGGGCGGCAGCGGAACGGCGTCCGACCCGTACACGGTCCAGCGTTACGAGTGGGTCGCACACGTCTACAGCATGCAGATCCTCACGCGCACGACTCCGTTCGACTTCGACGACTTCGACTTCGCCGACCGGCGGCTGTACATGACCCACGAAGCGACGAACCGCGCGCCGCTGCCATGACCCCCGCTAGGCCGCGCGCCGCGTGCCGCGCGCGGCGCCGACCAGCTCGTAGTCGGACGCGAACTCGGGCCGTACCGCGCCGGACGCATCGACCAACCACGGCATCGCCATCGCGCGCGGCACCCGTACGCGGCCGACCGGCGTGTACGTGCGAAACAGGATGTCCCACAGCGGCGACGTGACCCCGTGGTTGTGCCGCGGGTCGCCGAAGTGGTGATAGAAATGGTGCTTGCGCAACCAGCGGCCGTAGCGGCCGATCGGCGCGTGCGTGTGGGCGCGCCGGTGCAACCACTCGTACGCGATGTACGCGGCGAGGAACCCGGCGACCGCCGCGGCGCCGTGCGCGGCGCCCGCGACGACGACGGCCACCGGCGCGGCCAGCGCCGTCATGATCGCGGCACCCGCGACCTTCTTGCGCGCCGGCGCGAAGTACATGACGCGCGCGTGATGGGCGAGGTGCTCGCGCGAAAAGTCGTTGCGCCCGCGCGCGCGATGACCGTACCAGTTGTGCAGCGCGTACTCGGCAAACGTCCAGCCGAACGCGCCGGCGGCGACCGCTATCGCATAGCTCGCAGCCATGACTCCCTCCAATCGGAGACCACCGCCGACGCCCGGTCGACGACGTCCTGCGCAGCGCCCCAGCCGGACAGCAGCGCGCGCGACAGCGACGCGGCGCGCGCTCGCGCGTCGAACAGGCCGCCGAGTTCCGCCCCGGCATCCGCGGCGAGCCGGTCGAACCGCGCGAGCTTGCCGAGCGACACCGCGCCGTGCACGGCCGCCCACAGGTCCGCGGTGCGCGCGCGCGCGTCCCCCGGCGTCAGCGCGCCGGACGCGGCGGCGTCGGCGACGGCGCCGGCGACGGCTCCCACCAGCCGCGCCACCGCCGGGGCCACGCGCGCTGCGGCCGCGTCGCCGAGCACCTGCCGCGGCGTGCCCAACAACTGGCCGACCAGGCCAGCGGCGTGCGGCCGCAACTCCGCCACGGCGACGTAGGCGTCGGCCGCGGCGAGCACGCGCGCGACCGCGGAGGCGGCCGCGGGCACCGCGGCCGCGCGCGCGGCCGCGGCGACTCCCGCCAACGCACCGGCGACGTGCTCGGCCATCTCGTCGATCGCCCGCGCCTCGAGGGCCTCGAACAGCGCCTCCTTGGATGGGAAATAGCGGTAGAGCGCGCCCGGCGTGTAGTCGAGCGCCTCTGCCAGGGCGCCGATGGTGACGCCGTCGATCCCGCGGTCGGCCGCGAGCGCCAGGGCCGCGTCGACGATCTGATCGCGGCGGGCACGGCGCCGGCGCTCGGTGCGTCGGCTGGCTGATTCGTGAAACACCGTTGTTTTAATAAATCCTATTTACACTCCGTGTCAAGCGGCGCGGTGTGGGAGCAAACTCGGCGCGATGGACCGATTCGGCCCGCTGGACGCGCTCGCCTCGTTCGCCGCGTCGGCCGTGCGCGGTGGCCGCGGCACGTCGGTCGCCCGCGCCGTCCGAGCCGCGGCGCCGCCGCTCGACCTGTACGACATGGAAGGCTGCCCGGACTGCCGGCTCGTGCGCGAGCGGCTCACCGAACTCGACCTGAACATACGCGTGCTGCCCTGCCCGATCGGCGGCACCGAGTACCGGCCGCAGGTGCCGGAGATCCCATTTCTGGTCGACGCGAACCGGAGCGCCCGCGTCGGCGGCGCGGCGGCGATCCTCGACTACCTTTCGACCGCGTACGGCGATGGCCGCCCGCGGCACCGCCTGTCGCGCGCAGACGCCGCCACGTCGCGCGTTGCGAGCCGCATACGCGCGGGCCGCGGCGTGCGCGCACGCCCGTCGCGCCGGCCGGACCAGCCGCTCGAACTGTACAGCTTCGAGGCCAGCCCGTTCGCCCGCCGCGTGCGCGAGGTGCTCACCGAACTCGAGCTGCCGTACCTGCTGCACAACGTCGGCAAGGGCGCGCTCGTCGACTGGCTGCCGCCGAAGCTCCGGGCGCGGGTCGCGCCGAACGCACCGCCGACGACGGCGCACCGCCGCGAGTTGTTCGAACGCGCCGGCCGCGTGCAAGTGCCCTATCTCGTCGACCCGAACACCGGCGTGGAGATGTTCGAATCCGCCGCGATCGTCGATTATCTGGAGCGCACGTACGCGGCGTAAGGCATCGCGGCGCGGCCGCCGCTACGCGGGGCGCTCGGTGCCTGCGCGCCGCGCGATCCCGTAGATCGCCGGCCGCACCCACGGATAGACGCCGCGAATGTCGCCGCGCCCGATGCGCTCGATCGAAAACCCCGCCGCGCGGATGTCTCGCTCGGCGTCACGCGTACAGTGGCAGTTGCCCGCGATGCGCTTCCACACGGGCTCGACGAGCGCCTGCACGCGCCGGCGGCGCGGCTCGGCCGCCGCGACGTGCTCGATGAACGCGAAGCGCCCGCCCGGCCGCAGCACGCGCGCGATCTCGCGCAGCGCCGCGCGCGGATCGCGCACCGAGCACAGCACCAGCGTCGCGACGACCGCGTCGAAGGATGCGTCGGCTACCGGCAGCCGCTCCACCGGCGCGTCGACGCAATCGACGTCGGGAAACTTGGCGGCGAGCCGGCGCCGCATGTGCCGATCGGGCTCCGTGACCACGAGGCGGGCGATACGCGCCGGATAGTGCGGCAGGTTCGCTCCGGTACCCGCGCCGATCTCGAGGACGGTGCCGGACAGCTCGCCCAACAGGCTGGCGCGCCACGCGGCGAGCGTCGCGGCCTCCGCCTTGCGCAGCGTGCGGTCGTAGAGCTGCGACAGCAACCAACTCATGCGCGCACCGCCGCCGCGATGGCAGCCAGCGCCGCGCCGGCCTTGCCTCGGACCACGACGTCGGCGAGCGCGTCGAACGGCGTCGGCTCGAGGTTGATCAGAATGAGCTTGGCGCCGTGGTGCACGGCGGTCGGTACGACGTCCGCCGCCGGCCACACCACCAGCGACGAGCCGACCGCGAGCAACAGATCGCAGTCGCTCGCCTCGCGGTAGGCCCGCGCCATCTCGGCCTGCGGCATCGGTTGGCCGAACGAGATCGTCTTCGGCTTGAGGATGCCGCCGCAGTCGCAGTGCGGGTCGGTGTCGCCCGCTTCGATCCGTGCGTGCACCGCGTCCCGCTCGAACTCGCGATCACACGACAGACAGCCGACGCGCATCGCGGTGCCGTGCAGTTCGATCACCTCGCGCGACCCGGCGCGCTGGTGAAGCTCGTCGATGTTCTGGGTGATCACACAGCGCAACCTTCCCACGCGCTCGAGTTCGGCCAGCGCTCGGTGTCCGGCGTTCGGCACGGCGGCAACCAGCGCGGGGTACAGCTCGAGGCCCCAGCGCCACATCTTCTTGCGCGCGTCGGCGCTCGCGACGTAGCGCGGAAACGAGAACTCCTCGGGGTCGTAGCGGTCCCAGACGCCGCCGGGGCTGCGAAAGTCGGGGATGCCCGACTCGGTCGAGATTCCCGCGCCGGTGAACGCCACCGCGCGCCGCGCGCTTCGCACGAGCGCGGCCGCCCTGTCGATCGCGTCGTCCATCGCGCCGACAGCGTAGCTCGAAATCGCCCGCGCGCGCCCGGAGGCGGCGAACGCCCCCTGACGGCGCGGGCCGCGCGCGGTCAAGGGCCGCTCATTCGTTGTCTCTGCACCCATTTCGACCGCGGCCGGAGCGGCCGCCGGCCGGCGCACCGCGCCACCGCGTCGGCGCCGGCGCCCCCCGCGCCGCCGCAAGGCCGGCGCGGCTTCGGCGCGGGCGCGCCGGCGGGTGCCGGTCCTGGCCGCGCCCCGACCGGCGACCGGGGCGCGGTCACGCGGCCGGGTGCGCCAACGCGCGACGATCGTTCGGGAAATCGGTGGAAAGGTACGACCTGTGGGTGACGCGCTGCGTAAGCCCGCTCACATGCTTTACAACCACCTAACTTCATTCAAAAAAACGCTTCCCAAGTTCACCGATAACTCTATAATCGAACGCGCTTCCACCACGGGAGGGGGGATGACATGAAGGCTCGACTGTTGTTCGCTGGGGTGGCCGCGATCGCCGGATGCGCGGACCTTTCGTTCGATCCGCCCCGGGAGATCATCCACGCGAGGTTCGACCCGGACGCAAAGGTCGTACCGATGCCGACCGACATCCTGCGCGATGCCGACGCCGGCCACCTCGACTTGCCCGTCGACGACGAGGATCTCACGGACGCCGAACGCGAGTTCTACGCCTTCCTCAACACGATGGACGGCTGGTCGACCGCGATGGCCGCCACGGTGGAGTTCACCGCCCCGATCGATCCGGCGACCGTCACGCCGGACACGCTGCAGGTGTGGCACTGGCGCGGCGTACCGCAGCGCGTCGACGGCGCGCGCGTGTCGATCAGCGACGACGAGCGCACGATCACGATCGATGCACCGCGAGAGGGCTGGGAGCGCGGCGGGCGATACGTCGTGCTGCTGCGCGGCGGCGACGCCGGCGTCGAAGGCAAGCGCGGCGAGCGCGTCGAGTGCGACGCGGCGTTCTACTTCTTGCGCCAGACGGAAGCGCTGGACGTACCGGAACACGAGCGCGCGTTCCCCGGCGACACCGCGGCGGAGCGGCAGGACAACGCACGCCAACTCGAAGACATCCGCCAGGACCTCGCGCCGTTCTTCGACTACTTCGAGAACACGGGCATCCCGCGGCAGGACGTGGCCGCGCTGTGGACGTTCACCGTGACCGAGCGCGCCGAGCTCGCGATGGACAAGCCGTCGCAGCGCATGCCGCTGCCGAACAATTTGATCCTCGACCCGGACACCGGGTTGATCGACATGCCGGTCGCGCCGTGGGACACGGACGTCGAGATCGAGGCCAAGCGGCGCCTGCGCACCTACGACGGATTCGCGACCTCCTCCAATCTGCTGTTCGAGTTCACCGCGCCGATGGACGCGGCGACCCTCACGCCGCAGTCGGTCAAGCTCTACGAGCTCGGCGAGCCGCCCTTGCAGCTCGACGCCGACGTCGAGCTGATGGCCGACCTCGTCCACGTGGTCGTCAAACCCAAAGATCTGCCGCTGAAGCCCGCCACGACGTACGCGGTGGTCGTCGATCGGTCCGTCCGCGACGCGACCGGCGGCGAGGTCGCGCCGATGCCGCTCGGGCACCTGCTGAAGGCCCGGTCGCCCGTGTTCGCCGACGGCGCGAGCCAGATCGACGCGGTCGCGGACGACGACGCCCGCCGCGTCGAGACCACGCGCGCGCAGCTCGCGTCGCTGCTCGACCGCATCGGCCGCGACAACGTCCTCGCGGCGTGGCCGTTTACGACCCAGTCGATCCACCCGGGGCTGGACGAGGCAGTCGCGATGGCCGCCACCCTCGGCGTGCCGGTCGACCCGGACCACATCGAGCATCAAACCCCAACGGAAGCGCTCGGCGACTTCGCGCTCGCCATCGGCTCACTGCTCCAGGTCGGCGACGTCTACCACGGCACGATCAAATCGCCCGTGTTCCTCGACGACCGCACCCGCGCGTGGCGGGAAGACGGCGGCTACGAGGTGCAGGACATCGCGTTCACCATGACGGTGCCGCGCAACATCGAGCCCGGCGTGCCGGTGCCCGTCGTCATCTTCGGCCACGCGATCATGACCGAGCGCCGGTTCGTGCTGGCGGTGGGCGACGCGCTCGCCGCGCGCGGTTTCGCGGCGATCTCGATCGACTTTCCGCTGCACGGAACGCGCACCCATTGCTACCACGGCGGACCGCTGTCGCTGATCGATCCGACCACCGGCGAACTCACGTCGCTCGAGCCGTGCGCCAACGGTACGACCTGCGCCGAGGACGGCCGCTGCGTCGACGCCGCCGGCCAGGGCAACGAGCTGGCGCGATGGCCGCTGCTGAACATGCCGGTGGCGTCCGGCGCCGCGTTCATCGAGGTGGATCACATCGCGAGCACGAAAGACCACTTCCTGCAGGCGATCATCGACCTCGGCGCGCTGTCTCGCTCGCTGCGCGAAGGCGACTGGGAGTCGGTGATCGGCGCACCGCTCGCCACCGACGAGCTGTACTACGCGGGGCAGTCGCTCGGCGGCATCATCGGCGCGACCTACGTCGCCCTGTCGCCCGAGATCAAGCGAGCCGTCCTCAACGTGCCCGGTGCGGATACGGTGGACCTGTTTTCCGATTCCACCTACTTCGGCCCGTTCGTCGACGCGTTCTTCACCCGCGAAGGGGTCGAGGACGGCACGTACGAGGCCGAGCGGTTCCTGGACGTCGCGCGGCTGTTCATGGATGCGGTCGATCCGCAAAACGTCGCCCAGCGGCTGGGAACGAACCGCGACGTGCTGATCCAGATGGCCACGCTCGACTTCATCATTCCCAACCAATATACGGTGTTATTACAACAGCTTGCCGGCGTACCCCGGCGCGACTACGTCGCCGAGCACGCGTTCTTGGTCATTCCGGTCGAACCGGCCTACTTGCCCGGGCTCAACGATCTGGCCGACTTCTTGGCAGGAGATCTCTGATGCGGTCGAAACGCGGTTGGAGTTTTCTTCGGCGTGCGCTCGGCGCCGCGGTCGCGGCGACGCTCGCCCTGCCGGCCGGCGCGCGCGCCGGCGGCTTCGCCGTCGCGACCCAGAGCGCCACGGCCGGCGGCACCGGCGCCGCCGGCACGGCGCGCGACGACGACGCGGGCGCGGCCTGGTATAACCCGGCGGCGCTCGCCGACGGCGCCGGCCTGCGCGTCGGCATCGGCCTGCTCGCCGCCCGCCCGAGCCTGACGGCCCGCGCGATGGACGGCTCGTGGGAGACGCACAACGATGCGGGCTGGTCGACCCCGCCGCACGTGAGTGCGAGCGTCGCGGCCGGCGACTTTGCCGCCGGCGTGTGGGCCGGCGTGCCGTTCGGCAGCGGGGTCGCATGGCCGGAGGACTGGCCCGGACGCTTCGAGATCGTCCGGTCGCAGATCGAGGTGTTCCGCGTCGCACCGTTCGCGGCGTGGCGGTTCGGCCGGGTGCGGGTCGCGCTCGGCGCGCACGCGGACTTCGCCCGCATGCGCGTCGCCCGCCAGCTCGACTTCATCGACGTCGAAGGGGACGTCGCGGTCGACCTCGACGGGCACGGTGCCGGCGTCGACGCCGCCGTGTTCGTCCGCGCGCGACCGGACCTGGATCTCGGAGCCACCTACAAGAGCCGCACGAGCATCGACCTCGACGGCGGTGCCGACTTCGACGCCCCCGACGCGTTCGAGGCCAAGACGATGGACCAGCCGGCGCGCAGCCATTTGACGTTGCCGGACCGGATTGCACTCGGCGGCGCGTGGCGCCACGGTCCGTGGCGCGCGCTCGCCGACATCGAGATCGCCACGTGGAGCGTCTACGACGAGGTCGTGATCGATTTCGACAACGACGCGACGCCCGACGCGCGCCAGATCAACGACTGGCGCACGACCGTCGGACTGCGCGCCGGCGCCGAGTGGGCGTTCGCGCGCAACTGGGTCGCGCGCGCCGGCGCGTACTACGATCCGACTCCGGCTCGCGACGAGACCCTCGCGCCGTCGTCTCCCGACTCGTCGCGGATCGGCGCCACCGCGGG
The window above is part of the Deltaproteobacteria bacterium genome. Proteins encoded here:
- a CDS encoding NAD-dependent protein deacylase, yielding MDDAIDRAAALVRSARRAVAFTGAGISTESGIPDFRSPGGVWDRYDPEEFSFPRYVASADARKKMWRWGLELYPALVAAVPNAGHRALAELERVGRLRCVITQNIDELHQRAGSREVIELHGTAMRVGCLSCDREFERDAVHARIEAGDTDPHCDCGGILKPKTISFGQPMPQAEMARAYREASDCDLLLAVGSSLVVWPAADVVPTAVHHGAKLILINLEPTPFDALADVVVRGKAGAALAAIAAAVRA